One window from the genome of Ananas comosus cultivar F153 linkage group 13, ASM154086v1, whole genome shotgun sequence encodes:
- the LOC109719183 gene encoding protein RTF1 homolog → MAELENLLLQAAGRTGSSGGRKLSHSQSKWHRQGSYSDGSDSKDDSDGPNSRYSKKKPSGSQVPLKKRLDQDYDDNNDRHSGDESDSAPSIGSDLYKDEDDKEQLERMTELDREMILAERSTRIDDYKLKKMARASSSKMEKKGRKESPPPLPSRGRSSTRTDSSTRTDKSAAKSALNELRAKRMRQQDPDGYRRRLKDLAGEGVIGSVSNRDTSPKRKAGSPPSDLSNEAESGGRSDSEDEGFNNDNKMDDDLLEDISPSRIDPLKFEDIRDITIRRSKLVKWFMEPFFEEVIVGCFVRLGIGKTRSGIPRYRLCMVKNVDATDPDRQYKLENYTTCKWLNVVWDNEASAARWQMAMVSDSPPLEEEFKEWLQEVEKAGGRILTRQEVLDKKEAIQNVNTYVYSAATVKQMLQEKKSASLRPINVAAEKDRLRKELEIAQSRRDEAEVEKIRARLKALEQRRQTKQNNEKAVKLAEMNRRNRAENFKNASELKPVNTSLKAGEAGYDPFSRRWTRSKNYYVSKPSAANEESGGSAVGNGDVKVGEAGVAATAAALEAAAGAGKLVDTNAPVDKGTESNMLHDFELPISLAALHNFGSGIQGVQKGFMARKQKIEATIGYKVSENDGRRHALTLTVSDYKRRRGLL, encoded by the coding sequence ATGGCAGAGTTGGAGAACCTGCTTTTGCAGGCTGCTGGGAGAACTGGCTCGTCAGGGGGACGGAAGCTGTCTCACTCACAGTCAAAATGGCATAGACAAGGATCATATTCTGATGGGAGTGATTCTAAGGACGACTCAGACGGCCCAAACTCTAGGTACTCAAAGAAAAAACCCTCAGGATCGCAAGTCCCTCTTAAGAAGCGGCTTGACCAAGattatgatgataataatgataGACACAGCGGAGATGAGTCCGACAGTGCCCCCTCAATTGGCAGTGATCTTTACAAGGATGAAGATGATAAGGAGCAGCTTGAGCGGATGACTGAATTGGACAGGGAGATGATACTAGCAGAACGGAGCACGAGAATCGACGACTACAAATTGAAGAAGATGGCCAGGGCCTCATCAtcgaagatggagaagaagggCCGAAAAGAGAgtcctccccctctcccttcCCGTGGTCGCTCTTCAACTCGGACTGACTCTTCAACTCGGACCGACAAGAGCGCTGCCAAAAGTGCGTTGAACGAACTGCGGGCGAAGCGGATGAGACAACAAGACCCGGATGGCTACCGTAGGAGGTTGAAGGATTTAGCTGGAGAGGGAGTAATTGGGAGCGTCAGTAATCGTGATACTTCACCAAAACGTAAAGCGGGCAGTCCTCCTAGTGACTTAAGCAATGAAGCTGAAAGTGGAGGAAGATCGGATAGTGAGGATGAGGGGTTTAACAACGACAACAAAATGGACGATGATTTATTAGAGGACATTTCACCATCTAGAATAGACCCTCTTAAGTTTGAAGATATTAGGGACATCACAATCCGGCGGTCCAAGCTCGTGAAGTGGTTTATGGAACCCTTTTTCGAAGAAGTCATAGTCGGGTGCTTTGTGCGGCTCGGTATTGGCAAGACCCGTTCTGGGATTCCCAGATATAGGCTGTGCATGGTTAAGAATGTTGATGCGACCGACCCAGATCGACAGTACAAGCTGGAGAACTACACCACTTGTAAGTGGTTAAATGTTGTGTGGGATAATGAGGCATCAGCTGCCAGGTGGCAGATGGCTATGGTCTCGGATTCTCCTCCGCTCGAGGAGGAATTTAAAGAATGGCTTCAAGAGGTGGAAAAAGCGGGTGGGAGGATACTGACTCGCCAGGAAGTGCTCGACAAGAAGGAAGCCATTCAGAATGTTAACACTTATGTGTACTCGGCTGCCACAGTGAAGCAGATGCTTCAAGAGAAGAAGTCTGCTTCACTGCGCCCGATCAATGTCGCGGCTGAGAAGGACCGCTTACGGAAGGAGTTGGAAATCGCACAGAGTCGGAGGGATGAAGCAGAAGTGGAGAAGATCCGGGCGAGGCTCAAGGCGTTAGAGCAGAGGAGGCAAACCAAGCAAAATAATGAAAAGGCTGTAAAATTGGCTGAGATGAACAGAAGGAACCGGGCAGAGAATTTCAAAAATGCCTCAGAGTTGAAGCCCGTTAATACCAGTTTAAAGGCTGGAGAGGCGGGTTACGATCCTTTCTCAAGAAGGTGGACAAGATCAAAAAACTATTATGTGTCAAAGCCTTCTGCTGCAAATGAGGAAAGTGGGGGTTCTGCAGTAGGTAATGGGGATGTGAAGGTGGGGGAGGCTGGTGTTGCTGCAACAGCTGCTGCTTTAGAAGCAGCTGCTGGTGCGGGGAAACTAGTTGATACGAACGCACCAGTGGATAAGGGAACGGAATCAAACATGCTGCACGATTTTGAGCTGCCTATCTCATTGGCAGCTCTGCACAATTTCGGGTCAGGTATTCAGGGCGTGCAGAAGGGTTTCATGGCGAGAAAGCAGAAAATAGAAGCGACGATTGGGTACAAGGTCTCAGAAAATGATGGGAGGAGGCACGCGCTGACATTGACGGTGAGCGACTACAAGAGACGCAGGGGTCTGCTTTGA